In Roseofilum reptotaenium CS-1145, one genomic interval encodes:
- a CDS encoding DUF2288 domain-containing protein, translated as MEDIRERLTQEVDRAQWQWLKPHIARDNVVVVTQGLDLVDVGVAIATDQLTSVQHWISEQLITKPTLEQLNHWERVEDQQFEALIVQPYVLVQEA; from the coding sequence ATGGAAGACATTAGGGAACGTCTCACGCAAGAAGTGGATCGGGCGCAATGGCAATGGCTCAAGCCTCATATTGCTAGGGATAATGTGGTAGTGGTGACTCAAGGATTAGATTTAGTCGATGTCGGAGTAGCGATCGCGACGGATCAACTCACTTCCGTACAACACTGGATTAGCGAACAATTGATCACTAAACCCACCCTCGAACAATTAAATCATTGGGAGCGTGTTGAAGATCAACAGTTTGAGGCTCTTATTGTCCAACCCTATGTTCTCGTGCAAGAAGCCTAG
- a CDS encoding lysophospholipid acyltransferase family protein — translation MTQNREPLKSLVLYHLFKWSVVSPMLHVYFQGQIYGAENVPQEGPLVIVSNHASYFDPPILSNCVRRPVAFMAKEELFKVPVLKQAIRLYGAYPVERAAADRSAIRNALSALEEGWATGLFLQGTRTPDGRISAPKLGAAMIAAKAGAPLLPISLWGTENILVKETPLPRSVPITVRIGSAIDPPKTTKRAELERVTEVCKDAIHALHDLGR, via the coding sequence ATGACTCAAAACCGCGAACCCTTGAAAAGTCTTGTTCTTTACCACCTCTTCAAGTGGTCTGTGGTCAGTCCCATGCTGCATGTGTATTTTCAAGGTCAGATTTATGGGGCTGAAAACGTTCCCCAGGAGGGGCCTTTAGTCATTGTCAGTAACCATGCCAGTTATTTCGATCCCCCCATTCTTTCCAACTGCGTGCGGCGACCGGTCGCTTTTATGGCTAAGGAAGAATTATTTAAAGTTCCCGTATTAAAACAAGCTATCCGCTTATATGGAGCCTATCCCGTTGAACGAGCAGCCGCCGATCGCAGTGCCATTCGTAATGCCCTATCTGCTTTAGAGGAAGGCTGGGCGACAGGATTATTTTTACAAGGTACTCGGACTCCAGACGGTCGCATTAGTGCGCCAAAATTAGGCGCAGCGATGATTGCAGCTAAAGCTGGAGCGCCCCTATTACCGATTAGTTTATGGGGTACAGAAAACATCCTCGTTAAAGAGACTCCTCTCCCGCGCTCTGTTCCGATTACCGTCCGTATTGGCTCTGCGATTGATCCGCCAAAAACAACCAAACGAGCAGAGTTAGAGCGAGTGACCGAAGTCTGTAAAGATGCTATCCATGCACTCCATGACTTAGGACGGTAG